In Chanodichthys erythropterus isolate Z2021 chromosome 18, ASM2448905v1, whole genome shotgun sequence, the following are encoded in one genomic region:
- the ppp2r5ca gene encoding serine/threonine-protein phosphatase 2A 56 kDa regulatory subunit gamma isoform isoform X4 produces MERLLSRDWHLSISARARECVFMSSPHSARSQILSRVIMPHKSKKDKSVKSSRKGSKQHEDDQDEVNEQGLNKKISPRTQPLRSKHPSDPSVLKKHRRLSASCFPISVNRELEPLDALTDVAPAEQEKLFVQKLRQCCVLFDFLSDPLSDLKWKEVKRAALSEMVEFITHNRGVITEPIYPEVVHMFAINMFRTLPPSSNPTGAEFDPEEDEPTLEAAWPHLQLVYEFFLRFLESPDFQPNVAKKYIDQKFVMQLLELFDSEDPRERDFLKTTLHRIYGKFLGLRAYIRKQINNIFYRFIYETEHHNGIAELLEILGSIINGFALPLKEEHKIFLLKVLLPLHKVKSLSVYHPQLAYCVVQFLEKDSTLTEPVVMALLKYWPKTHSPKEVMFLNELEEILDVIEPSEFVKVMEPLFRQLAKCVSSPHFQVAERALYYWNNEYIMSLISDNAARILPIMFPALYRNSKSHWNKTIHGLIYNALKLFMEMNQKLFDDCTQQFRAEKNKEKAKLKEREEAWMKIENLAKSNPQMSREQRKERPLVRRKSELPQDSYTAKALETHRRAEDSLNNHSGH; encoded by the exons ATGGAACGGCTTCTGTCACGTGACTGGCATCTGTCAATCAGCGCTCGCGCGCGCGAGTGTGTGTTCATGTCCAGTCCTCACAGCGCGCGCTCACAGATCCTGTCACGCGTTATAATGCCGCATAAGTCAAAGAAAGacaag AGTGTGAAATCCAGCAGAAAGGGAAGTAAACAGCATGAAGATGATCAGGATGAGGTAAACGAG CAGGGTCTGAATAAGAAGATCAGTCCCAGAACGCAGCCGCTGCGAAGCAAACATCCGTCCGACCCGAGTGTGCTGAAGAAACACCGCAGACTGAGCGCCTCGTGCTTCCCCATCAGTGTCAACCGCGAGCTGGAGCCGCTGGACGCCCTCACag ATGTGGCTCCGGCCGAGCAGGAGAAGCTCTTCGTGCAGAAGCTGCGTCAGTGCTGCGTTCTCTTTGATTTCCTGTCCGACCCCCTCAGTGACCTGAAATGGAAGGAGGTGAAGCGGGCGGCGCTCAGCGAGATGGTGGAGTTCATCACCCACAACCGCGGCGTCATCACCGAGCCCATTTACCCAGAGGTGGTGCACATG TTTGCCATCAACATGTTCAGGACGCTGCCGCCTTCGTCCAACCCCACGGGAGCAGAGTTTGACCCCGAGGAGGACGAACCCACTCTTGAAGCAGCGTGGCCTCATCTACAG CTGGTGTACGAGTTTTTCCTGCGGTTTTTAGAGTCGCCTGATTTTCAGCCCAATGTCGCAAAGAAGTACATTGATCAGAAATTTGTGATGCAG CTTCTAGAGTTGTTTGACAGTGAAGATCCTCGAGAAAGGGACTTCCTGAAAACCACCCTGCACCGAATATACGGAAAGTTTCTCGGGCTGCGGGCTTATATCAGAAAGCAGATCAATAACATATTTTACAG GTTTATTTATGAGACGGAGCATCACAACGGAATAGCTGAACTACTGGAGATCCTGGGAAG CATCATCAACGGGTTTGCTTTACCCTTGAAAGAAGAGCACAAGATTTTCCTGCTGAAGGTGCTGCTGCCGCTGCACAAGGTGAAGTCTCTGAGCGTCTATCACCCGCAG TTGGCGTATTGTGTGGTTCAGTTCCTGGAGAAGGACAGCACTCTCACGGAGCCG GTGGTCATGGCTCTCCTCAAGTACTGGCCCAAGACTCACAGTCCAAAGGAGGTGATGTTCCTCAACGAGCTGGAGGAGATCCTGGACGTGATCGAGCCGTCAGAGTTCGTGAAGGTCATGGAGCCGCTCTTCCGTCAGTTAGCCAAGTGTGTGTCCAGTCCTCACTTTCAG GTGGCGGAGAGAGCTCTGTATTACTGGAACAACGAGTACATCATGAGTCTCATTAGTGACAACGCAGCCAGGATTTTACCCATCATGTTCCCGGCGCTTTACCGCAACTCCAAGAGCCACTGGAACAA GACCATTCACGGTTTGATCTATAACGCACTGAAGCTCTTCATGGAGATGAACCAGAAGCTGTTTGACGACTGCACACAACAGTTCAGAGCCGAGAAGAACAA AGAGAAGGCCAAGCTGAAAGAACGAGAGGAGGCTTGGATGAAGATCGAGAATCTGGCCAAGTCAAACCCGCAG ATGTCGAGGGAGCAGAGGAAGGAGCGGCCGCTCGTCCGCCGTAAATCTGAACTGCCTCAGGACTCGTACACCGCGAAAGCCTTGGAGACGCACCGGCGCGCCGAAGACTCCCTCAACAACCACTCCGGCCACTAG
- the ppp2r5ca gene encoding serine/threonine-protein phosphatase 2A 56 kDa regulatory subunit gamma isoform isoform X7, which produces MVVDAANPNGPFPPAALMHFRDVAPAEQEKLFVQKLRQCCVLFDFLSDPLSDLKWKEVKRAALSEMVEFITHNRGVITEPIYPEVVHMFAINMFRTLPPSSNPTGAEFDPEEDEPTLEAAWPHLQLVYEFFLRFLESPDFQPNVAKKYIDQKFVMQLLELFDSEDPRERDFLKTTLHRIYGKFLGLRAYIRKQINNIFYRFIYETEHHNGIAELLEILGSIINGFALPLKEEHKIFLLKVLLPLHKVKSLSVYHPQLAYCVVQFLEKDSTLTEPVVMALLKYWPKTHSPKEVMFLNELEEILDVIEPSEFVKVMEPLFRQLAKCVSSPHFQVAERALYYWNNEYIMSLISDNAARILPIMFPALYRNSKSHWNKTIHGLIYNALKLFMEMNQKLFDDCTQQFRAEKNKEKAKLKEREEAWMKIENLAKSNPQMSREQRKERPLVRRKSELPQDSYTAKALETHRRAEDSLNNHSGH; this is translated from the exons ATGGTTGTAGACGCTGCGAATCCCAACGGGCCGTTCCCGCCGGCGGCTCTGATGCACTTCAGAG ATGTGGCTCCGGCCGAGCAGGAGAAGCTCTTCGTGCAGAAGCTGCGTCAGTGCTGCGTTCTCTTTGATTTCCTGTCCGACCCCCTCAGTGACCTGAAATGGAAGGAGGTGAAGCGGGCGGCGCTCAGCGAGATGGTGGAGTTCATCACCCACAACCGCGGCGTCATCACCGAGCCCATTTACCCAGAGGTGGTGCACATG TTTGCCATCAACATGTTCAGGACGCTGCCGCCTTCGTCCAACCCCACGGGAGCAGAGTTTGACCCCGAGGAGGACGAACCCACTCTTGAAGCAGCGTGGCCTCATCTACAG CTGGTGTACGAGTTTTTCCTGCGGTTTTTAGAGTCGCCTGATTTTCAGCCCAATGTCGCAAAGAAGTACATTGATCAGAAATTTGTGATGCAG CTTCTAGAGTTGTTTGACAGTGAAGATCCTCGAGAAAGGGACTTCCTGAAAACCACCCTGCACCGAATATACGGAAAGTTTCTCGGGCTGCGGGCTTATATCAGAAAGCAGATCAATAACATATTTTACAG GTTTATTTATGAGACGGAGCATCACAACGGAATAGCTGAACTACTGGAGATCCTGGGAAG CATCATCAACGGGTTTGCTTTACCCTTGAAAGAAGAGCACAAGATTTTCCTGCTGAAGGTGCTGCTGCCGCTGCACAAGGTGAAGTCTCTGAGCGTCTATCACCCGCAG TTGGCGTATTGTGTGGTTCAGTTCCTGGAGAAGGACAGCACTCTCACGGAGCCG GTGGTCATGGCTCTCCTCAAGTACTGGCCCAAGACTCACAGTCCAAAGGAGGTGATGTTCCTCAACGAGCTGGAGGAGATCCTGGACGTGATCGAGCCGTCAGAGTTCGTGAAGGTCATGGAGCCGCTCTTCCGTCAGTTAGCCAAGTGTGTGTCCAGTCCTCACTTTCAG GTGGCGGAGAGAGCTCTGTATTACTGGAACAACGAGTACATCATGAGTCTCATTAGTGACAACGCAGCCAGGATTTTACCCATCATGTTCCCGGCGCTTTACCGCAACTCCAAGAGCCACTGGAACAA GACCATTCACGGTTTGATCTATAACGCACTGAAGCTCTTCATGGAGATGAACCAGAAGCTGTTTGACGACTGCACACAACAGTTCAGAGCCGAGAAGAACAA AGAGAAGGCCAAGCTGAAAGAACGAGAGGAGGCTTGGATGAAGATCGAGAATCTGGCCAAGTCAAACCCGCAG ATGTCGAGGGAGCAGAGGAAGGAGCGGCCGCTCGTCCGCCGTAAATCTGAACTGCCTCAGGACTCGTACACCGCGAAAGCCTTGGAGACGCACCGGCGCGCCGAAGACTCCCTCAACAACCACTCCGGCCACTAG
- the ppp2r5ca gene encoding serine/threonine-protein phosphatase 2A 56 kDa regulatory subunit gamma isoform isoform X3 → MERLLSRDWHLSISARARECVFMSSPHSARSQILSRVIMPHKSKKDKSVKSSRKGSKQHEDDQDEQGLNKKISPRTQPLRSKHPSDPSVLKKHRRLSASCFPISVNRELEPLDALTDVAPAEQEKLFVQKLRQCCVLFDFLSDPLSDLKWKEVKRAALSEMVEFITHNRGVITEPIYPEVVHMFAINMFRTLPPSSNPTGAEFDPEEDEPTLEAAWPHLQLVYEFFLRFLESPDFQPNVAKKYIDQKFVMQLLELFDSEDPRERDFLKTTLHRIYGKFLGLRAYIRKQINNIFYRFIYETEHHNGIAELLEILGSIINGFALPLKEEHKIFLLKVLLPLHKVKSLSVYHPQLAYCVVQFLEKDSTLTEPVVMALLKYWPKTHSPKEVMFLNELEEILDVIEPSEFVKVMEPLFRQLAKCVSSPHFQVAERALYYWNNEYIMSLISDNAARILPIMFPALYRNSKSHWNKTIHGLIYNALKLFMEMNQKLFDDCTQQFRAEKNKEKAKLKEREEAWMKIENLAKSNPQCVLYVDPSGLNSPVEMETDGPFIEDVEILKKTVQSRAVQMSREQRKERPLVRRKSELPQDSYTAKALETHRRAEDSLNNHSGH, encoded by the exons ATGGAACGGCTTCTGTCACGTGACTGGCATCTGTCAATCAGCGCTCGCGCGCGCGAGTGTGTGTTCATGTCCAGTCCTCACAGCGCGCGCTCACAGATCCTGTCACGCGTTATAATGCCGCATAAGTCAAAGAAAGacaag AGTGTGAAATCCAGCAGAAAGGGAAGTAAACAGCATGAAGATGATCAGGATGAG CAGGGTCTGAATAAGAAGATCAGTCCCAGAACGCAGCCGCTGCGAAGCAAACATCCGTCCGACCCGAGTGTGCTGAAGAAACACCGCAGACTGAGCGCCTCGTGCTTCCCCATCAGTGTCAACCGCGAGCTGGAGCCGCTGGACGCCCTCACag ATGTGGCTCCGGCCGAGCAGGAGAAGCTCTTCGTGCAGAAGCTGCGTCAGTGCTGCGTTCTCTTTGATTTCCTGTCCGACCCCCTCAGTGACCTGAAATGGAAGGAGGTGAAGCGGGCGGCGCTCAGCGAGATGGTGGAGTTCATCACCCACAACCGCGGCGTCATCACCGAGCCCATTTACCCAGAGGTGGTGCACATG TTTGCCATCAACATGTTCAGGACGCTGCCGCCTTCGTCCAACCCCACGGGAGCAGAGTTTGACCCCGAGGAGGACGAACCCACTCTTGAAGCAGCGTGGCCTCATCTACAG CTGGTGTACGAGTTTTTCCTGCGGTTTTTAGAGTCGCCTGATTTTCAGCCCAATGTCGCAAAGAAGTACATTGATCAGAAATTTGTGATGCAG CTTCTAGAGTTGTTTGACAGTGAAGATCCTCGAGAAAGGGACTTCCTGAAAACCACCCTGCACCGAATATACGGAAAGTTTCTCGGGCTGCGGGCTTATATCAGAAAGCAGATCAATAACATATTTTACAG GTTTATTTATGAGACGGAGCATCACAACGGAATAGCTGAACTACTGGAGATCCTGGGAAG CATCATCAACGGGTTTGCTTTACCCTTGAAAGAAGAGCACAAGATTTTCCTGCTGAAGGTGCTGCTGCCGCTGCACAAGGTGAAGTCTCTGAGCGTCTATCACCCGCAG TTGGCGTATTGTGTGGTTCAGTTCCTGGAGAAGGACAGCACTCTCACGGAGCCG GTGGTCATGGCTCTCCTCAAGTACTGGCCCAAGACTCACAGTCCAAAGGAGGTGATGTTCCTCAACGAGCTGGAGGAGATCCTGGACGTGATCGAGCCGTCAGAGTTCGTGAAGGTCATGGAGCCGCTCTTCCGTCAGTTAGCCAAGTGTGTGTCCAGTCCTCACTTTCAG GTGGCGGAGAGAGCTCTGTATTACTGGAACAACGAGTACATCATGAGTCTCATTAGTGACAACGCAGCCAGGATTTTACCCATCATGTTCCCGGCGCTTTACCGCAACTCCAAGAGCCACTGGAACAA GACCATTCACGGTTTGATCTATAACGCACTGAAGCTCTTCATGGAGATGAACCAGAAGCTGTTTGACGACTGCACACAACAGTTCAGAGCCGAGAAGAACAA AGAGAAGGCCAAGCTGAAAGAACGAGAGGAGGCTTGGATGAAGATCGAGAATCTGGCCAAGTCAAACCCGCAG TGCGTTTTGTATGTTGATCCGTCCGGACTAAACAGTCCTGTAGAAATGGAGACGGACGGTCCATTTATAGAAGATGTTGAGATCTTAAAAAAGACAGTGCAGTCCAGAGCCGTTCAG ATGTCGAGGGAGCAGAGGAAGGAGCGGCCGCTCGTCCGCCGTAAATCTGAACTGCCTCAGGACTCGTACACCGCGAAAGCCTTGGAGACGCACCGGCGCGCCGAAGACTCCCTCAACAACCACTCCGGCCACTAG
- the ppp2r5ca gene encoding serine/threonine-protein phosphatase 2A 56 kDa regulatory subunit gamma isoform isoform X2, with product MERLLSRDWHLSISARARECVFMSSPHSARSQILSRVIMPHKSKKDKSVKSSRKGSKQHEDDQDEVNEGLNKKISPRTQPLRSKHPSDPSVLKKHRRLSASCFPISVNRELEPLDALTDVAPAEQEKLFVQKLRQCCVLFDFLSDPLSDLKWKEVKRAALSEMVEFITHNRGVITEPIYPEVVHMFAINMFRTLPPSSNPTGAEFDPEEDEPTLEAAWPHLQLVYEFFLRFLESPDFQPNVAKKYIDQKFVMQLLELFDSEDPRERDFLKTTLHRIYGKFLGLRAYIRKQINNIFYRFIYETEHHNGIAELLEILGSIINGFALPLKEEHKIFLLKVLLPLHKVKSLSVYHPQLAYCVVQFLEKDSTLTEPVVMALLKYWPKTHSPKEVMFLNELEEILDVIEPSEFVKVMEPLFRQLAKCVSSPHFQVAERALYYWNNEYIMSLISDNAARILPIMFPALYRNSKSHWNKTIHGLIYNALKLFMEMNQKLFDDCTQQFRAEKNKEKAKLKEREEAWMKIENLAKSNPQCVLYVDPSGLNSPVEMETDGPFIEDVEILKKTVQSRAVQMSREQRKERPLVRRKSELPQDSYTAKALETHRRAEDSLNNHSGH from the exons ATGGAACGGCTTCTGTCACGTGACTGGCATCTGTCAATCAGCGCTCGCGCGCGCGAGTGTGTGTTCATGTCCAGTCCTCACAGCGCGCGCTCACAGATCCTGTCACGCGTTATAATGCCGCATAAGTCAAAGAAAGacaag AGTGTGAAATCCAGCAGAAAGGGAAGTAAACAGCATGAAGATGATCAGGATGAGGTAAACGAG GGTCTGAATAAGAAGATCAGTCCCAGAACGCAGCCGCTGCGAAGCAAACATCCGTCCGACCCGAGTGTGCTGAAGAAACACCGCAGACTGAGCGCCTCGTGCTTCCCCATCAGTGTCAACCGCGAGCTGGAGCCGCTGGACGCCCTCACag ATGTGGCTCCGGCCGAGCAGGAGAAGCTCTTCGTGCAGAAGCTGCGTCAGTGCTGCGTTCTCTTTGATTTCCTGTCCGACCCCCTCAGTGACCTGAAATGGAAGGAGGTGAAGCGGGCGGCGCTCAGCGAGATGGTGGAGTTCATCACCCACAACCGCGGCGTCATCACCGAGCCCATTTACCCAGAGGTGGTGCACATG TTTGCCATCAACATGTTCAGGACGCTGCCGCCTTCGTCCAACCCCACGGGAGCAGAGTTTGACCCCGAGGAGGACGAACCCACTCTTGAAGCAGCGTGGCCTCATCTACAG CTGGTGTACGAGTTTTTCCTGCGGTTTTTAGAGTCGCCTGATTTTCAGCCCAATGTCGCAAAGAAGTACATTGATCAGAAATTTGTGATGCAG CTTCTAGAGTTGTTTGACAGTGAAGATCCTCGAGAAAGGGACTTCCTGAAAACCACCCTGCACCGAATATACGGAAAGTTTCTCGGGCTGCGGGCTTATATCAGAAAGCAGATCAATAACATATTTTACAG GTTTATTTATGAGACGGAGCATCACAACGGAATAGCTGAACTACTGGAGATCCTGGGAAG CATCATCAACGGGTTTGCTTTACCCTTGAAAGAAGAGCACAAGATTTTCCTGCTGAAGGTGCTGCTGCCGCTGCACAAGGTGAAGTCTCTGAGCGTCTATCACCCGCAG TTGGCGTATTGTGTGGTTCAGTTCCTGGAGAAGGACAGCACTCTCACGGAGCCG GTGGTCATGGCTCTCCTCAAGTACTGGCCCAAGACTCACAGTCCAAAGGAGGTGATGTTCCTCAACGAGCTGGAGGAGATCCTGGACGTGATCGAGCCGTCAGAGTTCGTGAAGGTCATGGAGCCGCTCTTCCGTCAGTTAGCCAAGTGTGTGTCCAGTCCTCACTTTCAG GTGGCGGAGAGAGCTCTGTATTACTGGAACAACGAGTACATCATGAGTCTCATTAGTGACAACGCAGCCAGGATTTTACCCATCATGTTCCCGGCGCTTTACCGCAACTCCAAGAGCCACTGGAACAA GACCATTCACGGTTTGATCTATAACGCACTGAAGCTCTTCATGGAGATGAACCAGAAGCTGTTTGACGACTGCACACAACAGTTCAGAGCCGAGAAGAACAA AGAGAAGGCCAAGCTGAAAGAACGAGAGGAGGCTTGGATGAAGATCGAGAATCTGGCCAAGTCAAACCCGCAG TGCGTTTTGTATGTTGATCCGTCCGGACTAAACAGTCCTGTAGAAATGGAGACGGACGGTCCATTTATAGAAGATGTTGAGATCTTAAAAAAGACAGTGCAGTCCAGAGCCGTTCAG ATGTCGAGGGAGCAGAGGAAGGAGCGGCCGCTCGTCCGCCGTAAATCTGAACTGCCTCAGGACTCGTACACCGCGAAAGCCTTGGAGACGCACCGGCGCGCCGAAGACTCCCTCAACAACCACTCCGGCCACTAG
- the ppp2r5ca gene encoding serine/threonine-protein phosphatase 2A 56 kDa regulatory subunit gamma isoform isoform X5 yields the protein MERLLSRDWHLSISARARECVFMSSPHSARSQILSRVIMPHKSKKDKSVKSSRKGSKQHEDDQDEVNEQGLNKKISPRTQPLRSKHPSDPSVLKKHRRLSASCFPISVNRELEPLDALTDVAPAEQEKLFVQKLRQCCVLFDFLSDPLSDLKWKEVKRAALSEMVEFITHNRGVITEPIYPEVVHMFAINMFRTLPPSSNPTGAEFDPEEDEPTLEAAWPHLQLVYEFFLRFLESPDFQPNVAKKYIDQKFVMQLLELFDSEDPRERDFLKTTLHRIYGKFLGLRAYIRKQINNIFYRFIYETEHHNGIAELLEILGSIINGFALPLKEEHKIFLLKVLLPLHKVKSLSVYHPQLAYCVVQFLEKDSTLTEPVVMALLKYWPKTHSPKEVMFLNELEEILDVIEPSEFVKVMEPLFRQLAKCVSSPHFQVAERALYYWNNEYIMSLISDNAARILPIMFPALYRNSKSHWNKTIHGLIYNALKLFMEMNQKLFDDCTQQFRAEKNKEKAKLKEREEAWMKIENLAKSNPQMDSFRIKRSRHKHAFRQEMKKFREKIDRCPF from the exons ATGGAACGGCTTCTGTCACGTGACTGGCATCTGTCAATCAGCGCTCGCGCGCGCGAGTGTGTGTTCATGTCCAGTCCTCACAGCGCGCGCTCACAGATCCTGTCACGCGTTATAATGCCGCATAAGTCAAAGAAAGacaag AGTGTGAAATCCAGCAGAAAGGGAAGTAAACAGCATGAAGATGATCAGGATGAGGTAAACGAG CAGGGTCTGAATAAGAAGATCAGTCCCAGAACGCAGCCGCTGCGAAGCAAACATCCGTCCGACCCGAGTGTGCTGAAGAAACACCGCAGACTGAGCGCCTCGTGCTTCCCCATCAGTGTCAACCGCGAGCTGGAGCCGCTGGACGCCCTCACag ATGTGGCTCCGGCCGAGCAGGAGAAGCTCTTCGTGCAGAAGCTGCGTCAGTGCTGCGTTCTCTTTGATTTCCTGTCCGACCCCCTCAGTGACCTGAAATGGAAGGAGGTGAAGCGGGCGGCGCTCAGCGAGATGGTGGAGTTCATCACCCACAACCGCGGCGTCATCACCGAGCCCATTTACCCAGAGGTGGTGCACATG TTTGCCATCAACATGTTCAGGACGCTGCCGCCTTCGTCCAACCCCACGGGAGCAGAGTTTGACCCCGAGGAGGACGAACCCACTCTTGAAGCAGCGTGGCCTCATCTACAG CTGGTGTACGAGTTTTTCCTGCGGTTTTTAGAGTCGCCTGATTTTCAGCCCAATGTCGCAAAGAAGTACATTGATCAGAAATTTGTGATGCAG CTTCTAGAGTTGTTTGACAGTGAAGATCCTCGAGAAAGGGACTTCCTGAAAACCACCCTGCACCGAATATACGGAAAGTTTCTCGGGCTGCGGGCTTATATCAGAAAGCAGATCAATAACATATTTTACAG GTTTATTTATGAGACGGAGCATCACAACGGAATAGCTGAACTACTGGAGATCCTGGGAAG CATCATCAACGGGTTTGCTTTACCCTTGAAAGAAGAGCACAAGATTTTCCTGCTGAAGGTGCTGCTGCCGCTGCACAAGGTGAAGTCTCTGAGCGTCTATCACCCGCAG TTGGCGTATTGTGTGGTTCAGTTCCTGGAGAAGGACAGCACTCTCACGGAGCCG GTGGTCATGGCTCTCCTCAAGTACTGGCCCAAGACTCACAGTCCAAAGGAGGTGATGTTCCTCAACGAGCTGGAGGAGATCCTGGACGTGATCGAGCCGTCAGAGTTCGTGAAGGTCATGGAGCCGCTCTTCCGTCAGTTAGCCAAGTGTGTGTCCAGTCCTCACTTTCAG GTGGCGGAGAGAGCTCTGTATTACTGGAACAACGAGTACATCATGAGTCTCATTAGTGACAACGCAGCCAGGATTTTACCCATCATGTTCCCGGCGCTTTACCGCAACTCCAAGAGCCACTGGAACAA GACCATTCACGGTTTGATCTATAACGCACTGAAGCTCTTCATGGAGATGAACCAGAAGCTGTTTGACGACTGCACACAACAGTTCAGAGCCGAGAAGAACAA AGAGAAGGCCAAGCTGAAAGAACGAGAGGAGGCTTGGATGAAGATCGAGAATCTGGCCAAGTCAAACCCGCAG ATGGACAGTTTCAGGATCAAAAGGTCACGCCACAAACACGCGTTCAGACAGGAAATGAAGAAGTTCAGAGAGAAGATTGACAGATGCCCATTCTGA
- the ppp2r5ca gene encoding serine/threonine-protein phosphatase 2A 56 kDa regulatory subunit gamma isoform isoform X6, producing the protein MVVDAANPNGPFPPAALMHFRDVAPAEQEKLFVQKLRQCCVLFDFLSDPLSDLKWKEVKRAALSEMVEFITHNRGVITEPIYPEVVHMFAINMFRTLPPSSNPTGAEFDPEEDEPTLEAAWPHLQLVYEFFLRFLESPDFQPNVAKKYIDQKFVMQLLELFDSEDPRERDFLKTTLHRIYGKFLGLRAYIRKQINNIFYRFIYETEHHNGIAELLEILGSIINGFALPLKEEHKIFLLKVLLPLHKVKSLSVYHPQLAYCVVQFLEKDSTLTEPVVMALLKYWPKTHSPKEVMFLNELEEILDVIEPSEFVKVMEPLFRQLAKCVSSPHFQVAERALYYWNNEYIMSLISDNAARILPIMFPALYRNSKSHWNKTIHGLIYNALKLFMEMNQKLFDDCTQQFRAEKNKEKAKLKEREEAWMKIENLAKSNPQCVLYVDPSGLNSPVEMETDGPFIEDVEILKKTVQSRAVQMSREQRKERPLVRRKSELPQDSYTAKALETHRRAEDSLNNHSGH; encoded by the exons ATGGTTGTAGACGCTGCGAATCCCAACGGGCCGTTCCCGCCGGCGGCTCTGATGCACTTCAGAG ATGTGGCTCCGGCCGAGCAGGAGAAGCTCTTCGTGCAGAAGCTGCGTCAGTGCTGCGTTCTCTTTGATTTCCTGTCCGACCCCCTCAGTGACCTGAAATGGAAGGAGGTGAAGCGGGCGGCGCTCAGCGAGATGGTGGAGTTCATCACCCACAACCGCGGCGTCATCACCGAGCCCATTTACCCAGAGGTGGTGCACATG TTTGCCATCAACATGTTCAGGACGCTGCCGCCTTCGTCCAACCCCACGGGAGCAGAGTTTGACCCCGAGGAGGACGAACCCACTCTTGAAGCAGCGTGGCCTCATCTACAG CTGGTGTACGAGTTTTTCCTGCGGTTTTTAGAGTCGCCTGATTTTCAGCCCAATGTCGCAAAGAAGTACATTGATCAGAAATTTGTGATGCAG CTTCTAGAGTTGTTTGACAGTGAAGATCCTCGAGAAAGGGACTTCCTGAAAACCACCCTGCACCGAATATACGGAAAGTTTCTCGGGCTGCGGGCTTATATCAGAAAGCAGATCAATAACATATTTTACAG GTTTATTTATGAGACGGAGCATCACAACGGAATAGCTGAACTACTGGAGATCCTGGGAAG CATCATCAACGGGTTTGCTTTACCCTTGAAAGAAGAGCACAAGATTTTCCTGCTGAAGGTGCTGCTGCCGCTGCACAAGGTGAAGTCTCTGAGCGTCTATCACCCGCAG TTGGCGTATTGTGTGGTTCAGTTCCTGGAGAAGGACAGCACTCTCACGGAGCCG GTGGTCATGGCTCTCCTCAAGTACTGGCCCAAGACTCACAGTCCAAAGGAGGTGATGTTCCTCAACGAGCTGGAGGAGATCCTGGACGTGATCGAGCCGTCAGAGTTCGTGAAGGTCATGGAGCCGCTCTTCCGTCAGTTAGCCAAGTGTGTGTCCAGTCCTCACTTTCAG GTGGCGGAGAGAGCTCTGTATTACTGGAACAACGAGTACATCATGAGTCTCATTAGTGACAACGCAGCCAGGATTTTACCCATCATGTTCCCGGCGCTTTACCGCAACTCCAAGAGCCACTGGAACAA GACCATTCACGGTTTGATCTATAACGCACTGAAGCTCTTCATGGAGATGAACCAGAAGCTGTTTGACGACTGCACACAACAGTTCAGAGCCGAGAAGAACAA AGAGAAGGCCAAGCTGAAAGAACGAGAGGAGGCTTGGATGAAGATCGAGAATCTGGCCAAGTCAAACCCGCAG TGCGTTTTGTATGTTGATCCGTCCGGACTAAACAGTCCTGTAGAAATGGAGACGGACGGTCCATTTATAGAAGATGTTGAGATCTTAAAAAAGACAGTGCAGTCCAGAGCCGTTCAG ATGTCGAGGGAGCAGAGGAAGGAGCGGCCGCTCGTCCGCCGTAAATCTGAACTGCCTCAGGACTCGTACACCGCGAAAGCCTTGGAGACGCACCGGCGCGCCGAAGACTCCCTCAACAACCACTCCGGCCACTAG